Proteins encoded within one genomic window of Leptolyngbya sp. FACHB-261:
- a CDS encoding DUF3110 domain-containing protein: MQLFVILFKAEDGSEQEGIHTLSIGGKNTVLAFEAEDDATRFALMLEAQDFFSPTPEGIEAEEIKEFCEGAGLELVVVPEGELVVPPETSLEQTDWNPNAPEEAELQPDSDEQVSDESDEMEAFRRRLEKLL; encoded by the coding sequence ATGCAGTTGTTCGTCATCCTATTTAAAGCTGAAGATGGCTCCGAGCAGGAGGGTATCCATACCTTGAGCATCGGCGGCAAAAATACGGTACTAGCCTTCGAAGCCGAGGATGATGCAACTCGCTTCGCTCTCATGCTCGAAGCTCAGGACTTCTTCTCTCCCACCCCCGAGGGTATCGAGGCAGAAGAAATCAAAGAGTTTTGTGAGGGTGCTGGACTAGAGCTCGTCGTCGTGCCCGAAGGCGAGCTAGTTGTGCCACCCGAAACTAGTTTGGAACAAACTGACTGGAATCCCAACGCCCCCGAAGAAGCTGAGCTACAGCCCGATTCGGATGAGCAAGTGTCCGACGAATCCGATGAAATGGAAGCGTTCCGTCGTCGGTTAGAGAAGTTGCTGTAG
- a CDS encoding cysteine desulfurase family protein produces MQIYLDHSATTPPRPEVIAAMQAVLSQEWGNPSSLHHWGSRAATWVERARLQVAELIQAERSESIVFTSGGSEADNLALMGVARRYTEPQHLIISSVEHSAVSEPAKLLAQWGWQVTRLAVDRTGRVDPDELKAALQPNTALVSIIYGQSEVGTLQPIQALGEICREAGVLFHTDAVQVAGRIPLDVRLLPVDLISLSSHKLYGPQGAGALYVRPGVELVPLIQGGSQEGGLRSGTQAVPAIAGFGVAAALAQQDLSEPADELHRLIQLRDRLFEKLQVMPELQPTGNRLHRLPHHVSFCVESVSGRTLVRHMDLAGIAVSSGSACNSGKLNPSPVLKAMGYNDRQATGALRLTLGRSTTVEDIDWTAQVLQQVLSRLLPVAAVCS; encoded by the coding sequence TACCTGGATCACAGCGCCACCACCCCTCCGAGGCCCGAGGTCATCGCGGCCATGCAGGCGGTGCTGAGCCAGGAGTGGGGCAATCCTTCTAGCCTGCATCACTGGGGCTCCCGTGCTGCCACCTGGGTCGAACGGGCTCGGCTGCAAGTAGCTGAGCTAATCCAGGCTGAACGCTCCGAGTCGATCGTATTTACCAGTGGCGGCAGCGAAGCAGACAACTTGGCCCTGATGGGCGTGGCCCGACGCTACACCGAGCCACAGCACCTGATCATCTCTAGCGTCGAGCACTCTGCGGTGTCGGAGCCCGCTAAGCTGCTGGCCCAGTGGGGCTGGCAGGTTACTCGTCTAGCCGTCGACCGCACAGGACGAGTAGACCCCGATGAGCTCAAAGCTGCCTTACAGCCCAATACAGCCCTGGTGTCGATTATTTACGGCCAGAGCGAAGTCGGAACACTACAGCCAATTCAAGCCTTGGGCGAAATTTGTCGAGAAGCGGGGGTTCTGTTTCACACCGACGCCGTGCAGGTGGCCGGACGCATTCCTTTAGATGTGCGCCTTCTGCCTGTAGATCTGATCTCGCTGTCTAGCCACAAGCTCTATGGTCCGCAGGGCGCTGGTGCTTTATACGTGCGTCCGGGGGTCGAGTTGGTGCCTTTGATTCAAGGGGGTAGTCAGGAGGGAGGGCTGCGCTCTGGTACCCAGGCAGTCCCGGCGATCGCCGGCTTTGGTGTGGCAGCAGCCTTGGCCCAGCAGGACTTGAGCGAACCTGCTGACGAACTCCATCGCCTGATTCAATTGCGCGACCGGTTATTCGAAAAGTTGCAAGTTATGCCAGAGCTTCAACCTACAGGCAACCGCTTGCATCGCCTGCCTCATCATGTGAGTTTCTGCGTGGAGTCGGTGAGCGGTCGGACTTTAGTACGGCATATGGACCTAGCAGGCATTGCTGTGAGCTCAGGCTCTGCTTGCAATAGCGGCAAGCTCAATCCCAGCCCTGTGCTTAAAGCGATGGGCTACAACGACCGCCAAGCAACAGGGGCATTGCGCCTGACCCTGGGCCGCAGCACCACGGTGGAAGACATCGACTGGACTGCCCAAGTTTTGCAACAGGTTCTGTCACGGCTACTACCGGTCGCCGCCGTCTGTTCTTAA